The genomic stretch TTATCAAAGTCATTCAAGTAAAGAACTCTACATAATCAAAATTGGAAATACATTATGGGGAATTTCTAAAAAATTATATAATGACCCTTATTTATGGCCAAAAATCTGGTTTGCTAACAGACAAAAAATTCAAAATCCAGATCTCATACTTGAAAATTGGAAAATAATAATTCCTTCTAAATAAAATATAAAGAAGAAAACAAACATAAACTTGTTTTCTTCTTTTATATCTAATAAAATTAAATTAAATATTTTCTATAGAACAAGAGTATAACAAATGAATAAATTAATACTGCCATTAACTATTTTATTAGTCTCCTGCTACACAATAGCTCATCTAGATGACCAACTTACAGAAAAAACCTCTCACAGAATTTATTTAAAAGAAGCTCAAAAAGCAAAAAATATTAATGACTATCAAACTGCTTTAAAAATATATGAAAAAATGATTCAAAATTACAAAGAAAACAAAGAAATTGTTGCCACCGGAAAGTATGAAATTGCATTCATATATTATGTTAATAATAAAAAAGAAACAGCAAAAAAGCTCTTTGAAGAATTGATACAATCTAACATTGAAACACCTAAGTGGGTTATCCCACTATCTCAAAAAATATTACAAAAGATCAAAACCCAATAAAAAATAAAACAACTTCAAATTAACAAAATTTACTACTTAAGTAATATACCATAAA from Borrelia duttonii Ly encodes the following:
- a CDS encoding outer membrane protein assembly factor BamD, which translates into the protein MNKLILPLTILLVSCYTIAHLDDQLTEKTSHRIYLKEAQKAKNINDYQTALKIYEKMIQNYKENKEIVATGKYEIAFIYYVNNKKETAKKLFEELIQSNIETPKWVIPLSQKILQKIKTQ